One region of Lytechinus pictus isolate F3 Inbred chromosome 8, Lp3.0, whole genome shotgun sequence genomic DNA includes:
- the LOC129267279 gene encoding LOW QUALITY PROTEIN: calpain-9-like (The sequence of the model RefSeq protein was modified relative to this genomic sequence to represent the inferred CDS: inserted 1 base in 1 codon; deleted 1 base in 1 codon; substituted 4 bases at 4 genomic stop codons), whose product MSTTKKMIEQGSQYDQILRHCRSSGTLFEDPYFSAVDESIFYTQKPPRPFVWKRPRDICANPQLFVGGTSRFDVEQGQLGDCWFLAATAGLSLDDYLLQKVIPLDQNFNLGIVKFHFWHYGKWITIVVDDRLPIYNDKLVFVHSKDQNEFWSALLVKAYAKLHGSYECLKGGNVIEAMEDFTGGVSESIELKQNPPKNLFRLLKIAYDRDSKLGCSINARPGETEAKAGLGLIAGHAYTITDVQKAKFSSGREVRLIRIRNPWGQGEWEGPWSDRSNEWRNISQQERTRLGLVFNDDGEFWMEFSDFMRYYDRVDICHLGADTMTGKKKKKXQVTSHEGKWQRGCTAGGCRNFPDTFWINPQIELVLEEEDDEDDFREGEDDPGQKGKGSTFLVALMQKNRREMRKMGVDNLTCGFAIHQVDGSFXSSVGLPKDHFLYNASTARSPTFTNTREVSGRFKLPPGRYVILPSTFEPNQEGDFLGRIFSMKVAKGVTVNQQSSMDIKPQQPLPAQDEAQTAKFREFFKKLTGDDMEVDAWELQDILNAALKRVFNELQGGGFSLECCKSMVALTDDDQSGKLGFEEFRELWQNISAWKDVFKKYDADNSGTFNGYEKRSALTSFGFKLSNETFSALILRYADKXGMISFDSFIGAAVTYKKNCLKKAEIIDLLASHMKLTEEPETSINMSEDVQIQLANIELEKERIRENIQLEEIKIKENLEKEEMKMRENIEMEKMRLEYQLAYDRDSQLGCSINARPGETEAKAGLGLIAGHAYTITDVQKAKFSSGREVRLIRIRNPWGKGEWEGPWSDRSNEWRNISQQERTRLGLVFNDDGEFWMEFSDFMRYYDRVDICHLGADTMTGKKKKKXQVTSHEGKWQRGCTAGGCRNFPDTFWINPQIELVLEEEDDEDDFGEGEDDPGQKGKGSTFLVALMQKNRREMRKMGVDNLTCGFAIYLVDGSFNASVGLPKDHFLYNASTARSPTFTNTREVSGRFKLPPGRYVILPSTFEPNQEGDFLVRIFSMKVAKEVTVNQQSSMDIKPQQPLPAQDEAQTAKFREFFKKLTGDNMEVDAWELQEILNAALKRVFNELQDGGFSLESCKSMVALTDDDRSGKLGFEEFRKLWQNISAWKDVFKKYDADNSGTFNGYELRSALTSFGFKLSNETFSALILRYADKXGMISFDSFIGAAVTYKKNCKNNYIHLFSYFLFKDSQE is encoded by the exons ATGAGTACCACGAAGAAGATGATAGAACAGGGGTCGCAATATGACCAGATCCTGAGACATTGTAGAAGCAGCGGCACTCTGTTTGAGGACCCCTACTTTTCTGCAGTTGATGAAAGTATT TTCTATACCCAGAAACCGCCAAGGCCATTTGTATGGAAGCGACCTAGGGACATTTGTGCGAATCCTCAGCTTTTCGTAGGTGGCACCAGTCGATTTGACGTTGAACAGGGACAACTAGGTGACTGTTGGTTTTTGGCTGCTACAGCTGGTCTCTCTCTGGATGATTACCTACTCCAGAAGGTCATTCCCCTTGACCAGAACTTTAACCTGGGAATCGTCAAGTTCCACTTCTGGCACTATGGCAAATGGATTACCATTGTCGTTGATGACAGGCTACCCATATACAACGACAAACTCGTCTTTGTGCACTCCAAGGATCAAAATGAGTTCTGGAGCGCCCTCCTGGTGAAGGCTTATGCCAAGCTCCATGGCTCCTACGAATGCTTGAAGGGTGGCAACGTTATCGAGGCCATGGAAGACTTCACAGGTGGAGTCTCTGAATCCATCGAGCTGAAACAGAACCCACCTAAGAATCTCTTCCGTCTTCTGAAAATAGCGTATGACAGGGATTCGAAGTTGGGCTGCTCCATCAATGCTAGACCAGGAGAAACTGAGGCCAAGGCAGGGCTTGGACTGATTGCTGGACATGCCTACACCATCACGGACGTTCAAAAGGCGAAATTTTCTTCAGGTAGGGAGGTGAGGTTGATCAGGATTCGCAACCCATGGGGTCAGGGCGAATGGGAGGGACCCTGGAGTGATAGATCTAATGAGTGGAGAAATATATCTCAACAGGAGCGTACTAGGCTTGGACTGGTCTTCAATGATGATGGGGAATTCTGGATGGAATTCAGTGACTTCATGAGGTATTATGATAGGGTTGACATATGTCACCTGGGTGCAGACACCATGACTggcaagaaaaagaagaagtagcAAGTTACCTCACATGAGGGCAAATGGCAAAGAGGATGCACAGCTGGAGGGTGCCGCAACTTTCCCGACACATTCTGGATCAATCCCCAGATTGAACTCGTTTTGGAGGAGGAAGATGACGAGGATGATTTTCGAGAAGGAGAGGATGATCCCGGACAAAAAGGGAAAGGTTCTACCTTCCTCGTCGCCCTCATGCAGAAGAACAGACGAGAGATGCGTAAGATGGGTGTTGACAACCTCACCTGTGGTTTCGCAATTCACCAGGTTGACGGCTCCT ATTCCTCAGTTGGACTCCCAAAGGACCACTTCCTGTACAATGCATCTACAGCTCGATCACCAACATTCACCAACACTCGTGAGGTAAGCGGAAGATTCAAACTCCCACCAGGACGCTATGTGATCCTTCCTTCGACCTTTGAACCCAACCAAGAAGGCGACTTCCTCGGGCGTATCTTTTCCATGAAGGTGGCTAAGGGAGTGACTGTTAACCAACAGTCTAGCATGGATATTAAACCTCAGCAGCCACTTCCAGCTCAGGATGAGGCGCAGACTGCCAAATTCCGAGAGTTCTTCAAGAAGCTCACAGGGGATGATATGGAAGTGGACGCCTGGGAACTGCAGGATATCTTAAACGCAGCCCTCAAACGAGTGTTCAATGAGCTACAGGGTGGTGGATTCAGCCTGGAATGTTGCAAGAGTATGGTTGCTCTTACCGATGATGATCAATCTGGCAAACTTGGATTTGAAGAGTTCAGGGAACTTTGGCAGAACATCAGTGCTTGGAAGGATGTTTTTAAGAAGTATGATGCTGACAACTCTGGAACATTCAATGGATATGAAAAGAGGAGTGCACTCACATCGTTTGGATTCAAACTGAGTAACGAAACTTTCAGTGCTCTGATTTTGCGTTATGCTGATAAGTAGGGAATGATTTCATTTGACTCCTTCATCGGTGCTGCTGTTACatataagaagaatt GTTTAAAGAAGGCAGAGATAATTGACTTGTTAGCTAGTCACATGAAGCTTACAGAGGAGCCTGAAACTTCTATCAATATGTCAGAGGATGTTCAGATCCAACTGGCAAACATTGAATTGGAAAAAGAGAGAATCAGAGAAAACATTCAattggaggaaataaaaatcaaagaaaacctTGAAAAGgaggaaatgaaaatgagagaaaacatAGAAATGGAGAAAATGAGATTGGAATACCAGTTAGCGTATGACAGGGATTCGCAGTTGGGCTGCTCCATCAATGCTAGACCAGGAGAAACTGAGGCCAAGGCAGGGCTTGGACTGATTGCTGGACATGCCTACACCATCACGGACGTTCAAAAGGCGAAATTTTCTTCAGGTAGGGAGGTGAGGTTGATCAGGATTCGCAACCCATGGGGTAAGGGCGAATGGGAGGGACCCTGGAGTGATAGATCTAATGAGTGGAGAAATATATCTCAACAGGAGCGTACTAGGCTTGGACTGGTCTTCAATGATGATGGGGAATTCTGGATGGAATTCAGTGACTTCATGAGGTATTATGATAGGGTTGACATATGTCACCTGGGTGCAGACACCATGACTggcaagaaaaagaagaagtagcAAGTTACCTCACATGAGGGCAAATGGCAAAGAGGATGCACAGCTGGAGGGTGCCGCAACTTTCCCGACACATTCTGGATCAATCCCCAGATTGAACTCGTTTTGGAGGAGGAAGATGACGAGGATGATTTTGGAGAAGGAGAGGATGATCCCGGACAAAAAGGGAAAGGTTCTACCTTCCTCGTCGCCCTCATGCAGAAGAACAGACGAGAGATGCGTAAGATGGGTGTTGACAACCTCACCTGTGGTTTCGCAATTTACCTGGTTGACGGCTCCTTTAATGCCTCAGTTGGACTCCCAAAGGACCACTTCCTGTACAATGCATCTACAGCTCGATCACCAACATTCACCAACACTCGTGAGGTAAGCGGAAGATTCAAACTCCCACCAGGACGCTATGTGATCCTTCCTTCGACCTTTGAACCCAACCAAGAAGGCGACTTCCTCGTGCGTATCTTTTCCATGAAGGTGGCTAAGGAAGTGACTGTTAACCAACAGTCTAGCATGGATATTAAACCTCAGCAGCCACTTCCAGCTCAGGATGAGGCGCAGACTGCCAAATTCCGAGAGTTCTTCAAGAAGCTCACAGGGGATAATATGGAAGTGGACGCCTGGGAACTGCAGGAGATCTTAAACGCAGCCCTCAAACGAGTGTTCAATGAGCTACAGGATGGTGGATTCAGCCTGGAATCTTGCAAGAGTATGGTTGCTCTTACCGATGATGATCGATCTGGCAAACTTGGATTTGAAGAGTTCA